The following proteins are encoded in a genomic region of Chryseobacterium cucumeris:
- the araA gene encoding L-arabinose isomerase has product MLTPLNTKEVWFITGSQHLYGPETLAQVAEHSQKIVAELEKSSFIPVKVIVKPTVKTTEEIFETIAAANHAENCIGVITWMHTFSPAKMWIRGLKILQKPLLHLHTQFNRDIPWSTMDMDFMNLNQAAHGDREFGFMVSRLRKNRKVVVGHWSEERVQKQIGDWSRVAAGWDDWQGAKFARFGDNMRFVAVTDGDKVEAETRFGFSVNTWGIGDLVGVINSVSEGEIKSLMEEYESSYHMAASLLEGGANRSSLHTAAKIELGLEKFLKDGGFKGFSDTFEDLHGLEQLPGIAVQRLMQKGYGFAGEGDWKTAALVRAMKTMGQGLEGGNAFMEDYTYHLDPSNPSILGSHMLEVDPVLAAGKPSCEIHPLGIGGKADPVRLVFNSRGNIDSLNAALMDFGNHFRLLINKTRALEITEELPELPVARVLWKPLPDLYTAAEAWILAGGAHHTCYSENISAEQLEDFAEIAGIESLVIDEDTRMRDFKNTLRWNEMYYR; this is encoded by the coding sequence ATGTTAACACCTCTCAATACCAAAGAAGTCTGGTTCATCACAGGAAGTCAGCATTTATACGGACCAGAAACACTGGCACAGGTAGCAGAACACTCACAGAAAATTGTGGCAGAACTTGAAAAATCTTCTTTCATCCCGGTAAAAGTTATTGTAAAGCCAACGGTAAAAACTACCGAAGAGATATTTGAAACCATTGCAGCAGCCAATCATGCAGAAAACTGTATAGGAGTAATTACGTGGATGCATACTTTTTCACCCGCTAAAATGTGGATCAGAGGGCTAAAAATTTTACAGAAGCCTCTTCTGCATCTGCATACCCAATTCAACAGAGATATTCCGTGGTCTACCATGGATATGGATTTTATGAATCTTAACCAGGCTGCTCACGGAGACCGTGAATTTGGTTTTATGGTGAGCAGACTCAGAAAAAACAGAAAAGTAGTGGTAGGGCACTGGTCAGAAGAAAGAGTTCAGAAGCAGATCGGTGACTGGAGCCGCGTTGCTGCAGGCTGGGACGACTGGCAGGGAGCTAAATTTGCACGTTTCGGAGATAATATGCGATTTGTAGCTGTTACAGATGGAGATAAAGTGGAAGCTGAAACCCGGTTCGGTTTTTCAGTCAATACCTGGGGAATTGGTGATCTTGTCGGAGTTATCAATTCAGTAAGCGAAGGAGAAATAAAAAGCCTGATGGAAGAATATGAATCTTCTTATCACATGGCTGCATCTCTTTTGGAAGGAGGAGCCAACAGAAGTTCGCTGCACACCGCTGCAAAAATTGAATTGGGCCTTGAGAAGTTTTTAAAAGACGGTGGATTTAAAGGATTCTCTGATACTTTTGAAGACCTTCACGGGCTGGAACAGCTGCCTGGAATTGCCGTACAGCGCCTGATGCAGAAAGGATACGGATTTGCAGGCGAAGGAGACTGGAAAACCGCAGCGCTCGTACGTGCCATGAAAACAATGGGACAGGGTCTTGAAGGTGGGAATGCCTTTATGGAAGATTATACCTATCATTTAGACCCTTCCAATCCTTCTATTTTAGGCTCCCATATGCTGGAAGTAGATCCTGTGCTGGCCGCCGGGAAACCTTCATGTGAGATACATCCGCTGGGAATCGGAGGAAAAGCAGATCCGGTTCGTCTTGTTTTTAATTCCCGAGGAAATATTGATTCCCTGAACGCTGCCCTGATGGACTTTGGAAACCATTTCAGGCTGCTGATCAACAAAACCAGAGCATTGGAAATTACAGAAGAGCTGCCAGAACTTCCGGTAGCAAGAGTCTTATGGAAACCTCTTCCTGATTTATACACAGCCGCAGAAGCCTGGATATTGGCAGGAGGGGCACACCATACATGTTACAGTGAAAATATTTCGGCAGAACAGCTGGAAGATTTTGCTGAAATAGCAGGAATTGAATCATTAGTCATTGATGAAGATACCAGAATGCGTGATTTTAAAAATACACTTCGTTGGAATGAAATGTATTATCGTTAA
- a CDS encoding beta-glucosidase, producing MKRIVIILCATLAAPLFFAQSHYKYPFRNPDLPVNERIENLLTLLTTEEKIGMMMDNSQAVPRLEIPAYGWWNEALHGVARAGTATVFPQAIGMAATWDVPEHFKTFEMISDEARAKYNRSFDEALKTGRYEGLTFWTPNINIFRDPRWGRGQETYGEDPYLTSVLGVAAVKGLQGNDPKFFKTHACAKHFAVHSGPEWNRHSYNAEISKRDLYETYLPAFKALVREGNVREVMCAYNAFDGQPCCANNTLLTEILRGKWKYDGMVVSDCWALADFFQKKYHGTHPDEKTTAADALKHSTDLECGDTYNNLNKSLASGLITEKDIDESMRRILKGWLELGMLDPKSSVHWNTIPYSVVDSEDHKKQALKMAQKSIVLMKNENNILPLSRNIKKIAVVGPNADDGLMQLGNYNGTPSSIVTILEGIKTKFPNTEIIYEKGSEVTDPSSRTSLYQNFISQKNGVKGMKVTFFNNNEFKGQPANVSVNPTAISYNSFGGTQLAPNVGRENTSAIISGIFKSTYTGEVVFSASTSDVYTLFVDGKEIATRKGPDARHPSEFPVKMEKEEYKIELRHTQKGKYVSITFEVYRKDPVNFVSVREKVKNADVIVFAGGLSPSLEGEEMMVNAEGFRGGDKTSIALPKVQRELLAELRKTGKPVVFVLCTGSALGLEQDEKNYDALLNAWYGGQSGGTAVADVLAGDYNPSGKLPITFYKNLEQLDNALSKTSKHEGFENYDMQGRTYRYMTEKPLYPFGHGLSYSKFVYGDSKLSKNTINTNENVTITIPVTNVSERDGEEVAQVYIKRNNDTQAPVKTLRAFERTLIRSKETKNIQLTLSKDSFAFYDEKADDLVSKPGDYTIFYGGTSDDAVLKSIPLTVK from the coding sequence ATGAAAAGAATTGTAATAATCCTATGTGCAACCCTTGCAGCACCTTTATTTTTTGCCCAGAGCCATTATAAATACCCATTCAGAAACCCGGATCTTCCGGTTAATGAAAGAATAGAGAACCTTCTTACTTTACTGACAACAGAAGAAAAGATAGGAATGATGATGGATAATTCCCAGGCAGTTCCCCGTTTGGAAATTCCAGCCTACGGATGGTGGAATGAAGCACTTCACGGAGTGGCCAGAGCAGGAACAGCTACTGTTTTCCCTCAGGCGATCGGGATGGCAGCCACATGGGATGTTCCGGAGCATTTTAAAACCTTTGAAATGATCTCTGATGAAGCACGGGCAAAATACAACAGATCTTTTGATGAAGCTCTGAAAACAGGGCGGTACGAAGGACTTACCTTCTGGACACCCAATATCAATATTTTCCGTGACCCAAGATGGGGAAGAGGCCAGGAAACCTACGGTGAAGATCCTTATCTGACCTCTGTTCTGGGGGTTGCTGCAGTAAAAGGTTTGCAGGGAAACGACCCGAAATTTTTTAAAACCCACGCCTGCGCCAAACATTTTGCAGTACATAGCGGACCGGAATGGAACCGCCATTCCTACAATGCAGAAATTTCAAAAAGAGATCTGTATGAGACCTATCTTCCCGCTTTCAAAGCATTGGTTCGGGAAGGGAATGTAAGAGAAGTAATGTGCGCTTACAATGCTTTTGACGGGCAGCCATGTTGTGCAAACAATACTTTACTTACAGAAATTCTCCGTGGAAAATGGAAGTATGACGGAATGGTAGTCTCAGACTGCTGGGCACTGGCCGATTTCTTTCAGAAAAAATACCATGGCACCCATCCTGACGAAAAAACAACCGCAGCAGATGCCTTGAAACATTCCACGGATCTGGAATGTGGAGATACTTATAACAATCTGAATAAATCTCTGGCCAGCGGACTGATTACCGAAAAGGATATTGATGAGTCGATGCGCAGAATCCTGAAAGGCTGGTTGGAGCTGGGAATGCTTGATCCGAAATCTTCCGTTCACTGGAATACCATTCCGTATTCTGTAGTCGATTCTGAAGACCATAAAAAGCAGGCACTGAAAATGGCACAAAAGTCAATTGTGCTGATGAAAAACGAAAATAATATTCTGCCTCTCAGCAGAAATATTAAAAAAATTGCCGTTGTAGGACCAAATGCTGATGACGGATTGATGCAGTTAGGAAACTATAATGGAACCCCTTCTTCCATTGTAACGATTTTAGAAGGAATCAAAACCAAATTTCCAAATACTGAGATTATCTACGAAAAAGGAAGCGAAGTAACAGATCCTTCGTCCAGAACGTCACTCTATCAGAATTTCATCAGTCAGAAAAACGGCGTGAAAGGAATGAAAGTAACGTTTTTTAATAACAATGAATTCAAAGGGCAGCCGGCCAATGTTTCCGTAAATCCCACCGCCATCAGCTACAACAGTTTTGGAGGAACCCAGCTTGCACCCAATGTAGGAAGAGAAAATACCTCAGCCATCATTTCAGGGATTTTTAAAAGTACCTATACAGGAGAGGTTGTGTTTTCTGCTTCCACTTCCGATGTCTATACCCTTTTCGTGGACGGAAAAGAAATTGCCACAAGAAAAGGACCTGATGCAAGACATCCTTCAGAGTTTCCTGTAAAAATGGAAAAAGAAGAATACAAGATAGAACTGCGTCATACACAAAAAGGAAAATATGTGAGTATCACTTTTGAAGTGTACAGAAAAGACCCTGTTAATTTTGTTTCGGTGAGGGAAAAGGTGAAAAATGCAGACGTTATTGTCTTTGCAGGCGGACTTTCTCCAAGTCTGGAAGGTGAAGAGATGATGGTAAATGCAGAAGGCTTCAGAGGAGGTGACAAAACTTCGATTGCCCTTCCTAAAGTGCAACGGGAACTGTTAGCGGAGCTTAGAAAAACCGGAAAACCTGTTGTTTTTGTTCTTTGTACCGGAAGTGCTCTGGGATTGGAACAGGATGAGAAAAATTATGATGCCCTGTTGAATGCCTGGTATGGCGGACAATCAGGAGGAACGGCCGTAGCAGATGTTTTGGCAGGGGATTATAACCCTTCAGGAAAATTACCCATTACCTTTTACAAAAACCTTGAGCAGCTGGATAACGCTCTTTCAAAGACAAGCAAACACGAAGGATTTGAGAATTATGATATGCAGGGAAGAACCTACCGTTATATGACGGAAAAACCTCTTTATCCGTTCGGGCATGGCCTGAGCTATTCAAAATTTGTTTATGGAGATTCAAAACTCAGCAAAAATACTATCAATACCAACGAAAATGTGACGATCACAATTCCGGTAACCAATGTTTCAGAAAGGGATGGCGAAGAAGTCGCTCAGGTCTATATCAAAAGAAATAATGATACCCAGGCACCGGTAAAAACGTTAAGGGCTTTTGAGAGGACTTTAATCAGATCTAAAGAAACAAAAAATATTCAGCTGACCCTCTCCAAAGATTCATTTGCCTTCTATGATGAAAAAGCAGATGATCTGGTTTCAAAACCCGGCGATTATACCATTTTTTATGGCGGAACTTCTGATGATGCCGTGTTGAAAAGCATTCCATTAACAGTAAAATAA
- a CDS encoding ribulokinase, with protein MKKYVIGLDYGTDSVRAVLIDTENGSEITSSVSYYQRWKEGKFCNPSANSFRQHPSDHIEGLEKTISEVVRESGIPAEQIVSICIDTTGSSPLPVTSDGVALALVPGFEENPNAMMVLWKDHTAIREAEEINTLARTWGGEDYTKYEGGIYSSEWFWAKILHISRVDAGVKNAAYSWMEHCDYLTFLLSDHKDLATFKRSRCAAGHKAMWHESWDGLPSEEFLNRLDPSLGALRGRLYRETYTSDEIAGYLNEEWAAKTGLTTKTIITVGTFDAHSGAVGAKVEENTLIRIMGTSTCDIMVASQEAIGDTTVKGICGQVDGSVIPGLIGLEAGQSAFGDVLAWYKDILMWPVHQVMIHSESISEEQKTKLAEEMEAGLIRKLTLEAEKIPLSDAVPVALDWVNGRRTPDADQELKAAISQLSLGTKAPHIFKALVNAICFGAKKIVDRFEEEGVKINKVIGIGGVARKSPFIMQTLANVLDMPIAVAASDQTPALGAAVYAAVSAGIYPTVQEASMKMGSGFEAEYQPKAEEVQHYRELMQQYQKLADFVEYNTRLKNNRKELQNS; from the coding sequence ATGAAAAAATATGTTATCGGGCTGGACTACGGTACAGATTCCGTACGGGCCGTTCTTATTGACACTGAAAACGGTTCTGAAATAACTTCTTCAGTCAGCTATTATCAAAGATGGAAAGAAGGTAAATTCTGTAATCCCTCAGCTAATAGTTTCAGACAGCATCCTTCAGATCATATTGAAGGTCTGGAGAAAACTATTTCAGAAGTTGTAAGAGAAAGCGGGATACCGGCAGAGCAGATTGTTAGTATCTGCATTGATACTACAGGCTCTTCACCGTTACCAGTAACAAGTGATGGAGTAGCCTTAGCACTGGTTCCGGGATTTGAAGAGAATCCGAATGCCATGATGGTTTTATGGAAAGACCATACCGCTATCCGCGAAGCTGAAGAAATCAATACCCTTGCAAGAACCTGGGGTGGAGAAGATTATACAAAATATGAAGGCGGTATTTACTCCTCAGAATGGTTCTGGGCCAAAATACTGCACATCAGCAGAGTGGATGCAGGGGTAAAAAATGCTGCTTATAGCTGGATGGAGCACTGTGATTATCTGACTTTCCTTTTATCAGATCATAAAGACCTGGCAACATTCAAAAGAAGCCGTTGTGCTGCCGGTCACAAAGCCATGTGGCATGAGTCGTGGGACGGCCTGCCTTCCGAAGAATTTCTCAACAGGCTAGATCCTTCTCTGGGAGCGCTCAGAGGAAGATTATACCGTGAAACCTATACTTCAGATGAAATTGCCGGCTACCTGAATGAAGAATGGGCCGCAAAAACCGGTCTTACCACCAAAACCATTATTACGGTAGGAACTTTTGATGCCCATTCAGGCGCAGTGGGAGCAAAGGTGGAAGAAAATACACTGATCAGGATCATGGGAACTTCCACCTGTGACATTATGGTGGCCTCACAAGAAGCTATTGGAGATACAACCGTAAAAGGAATCTGCGGTCAGGTTGATGGCTCCGTAATTCCCGGATTGATAGGACTTGAAGCAGGGCAGTCCGCCTTTGGAGATGTTCTGGCATGGTATAAAGATATTCTGATGTGGCCGGTTCACCAGGTGATGATACATTCCGAAAGTATTTCAGAGGAGCAGAAGACAAAGCTCGCTGAAGAAATGGAGGCCGGACTTATCAGAAAATTAACCCTTGAAGCAGAAAAAATTCCTCTTTCCGATGCCGTTCCGGTTGCCTTGGACTGGGTAAACGGAAGAAGAACACCGGATGCAGATCAGGAACTTAAGGCAGCGATCAGCCAGCTTTCTCTGGGAACAAAAGCACCCCATATTTTCAAAGCTTTAGTCAATGCTATTTGTTTCGGAGCTAAGAAGATCGTTGACCGTTTTGAGGAGGAAGGTGTGAAAATCAATAAAGTGATCGGAATTGGAGGAGTGGCAAGGAAATCACCATTTATTATGCAGACACTCGCTAATGTTCTGGATATGCCTATTGCAGTAGCTGCTTCAGACCAGACTCCTGCTTTGGGAGCCGCAGTTTATGCAGCTGTATCAGCAGGAATTTATCCGACTGTACAGGAAGCCAGTATGAAAATGGGCTCCGGATTTGAAGCGGAATACCAGCCGAAAGCCGAAGAAGTGCAGCACTACAGAGAACTAATGCAGCAATACCAGAAGCTTGCTGATTTTGTAGAATATAATACCAGACTGAAAAACAACAGGAAAGAACTTCAGAACTCCTGA
- a CDS encoding aldose epimerase family protein, protein MKKTTYNGIFILLFLIIFGCRKENNKQDISGKMENVQTSDYGVTPKGDSIKKYTLSNKNGMKVEVINFGGIITSLTAPDKNGKYEDVVLGFTKPEGYFDGNPYYFGALIGRYGNRIANAQFTLDGKTYEINKNDGPNSLHGGKEGFHTRFWNIEVVKDAKFPTLKLSYTSADGEEGYPGKLTTTVFYTLTDDNALEISYEAETDKPTVVNLTQHSYFNLSGNFTKTITDHELQINADHFLPVNETLIPTGEQKAVKGTPFDFTVSKSIGKDISADDDQLKKGKGYDHNWILNGKGLRSIAKVYHQGTGRLMEVFTDEPGVQFYSGNFLDGKFDTKTGGKNEFRTGFCLETQHFPDSPNQPSFPSTELKPGQKYHSKTIYKFSVKK, encoded by the coding sequence ATGAAAAAAACAACATATAACGGCATTTTTATTTTATTATTTTTAATTATTTTCGGCTGCAGAAAAGAAAATAACAAACAGGATATTTCAGGAAAAATGGAGAATGTTCAAACTTCAGACTATGGAGTGACGCCCAAAGGCGATTCTATTAAAAAATACACATTAAGCAATAAAAACGGGATGAAAGTTGAAGTCATCAACTTCGGCGGGATTATCACTTCTTTAACTGCTCCTGATAAGAACGGGAAATATGAAGACGTGGTTCTGGGTTTTACAAAACCTGAAGGATATTTCGATGGAAACCCTTATTATTTCGGTGCTTTGATCGGAAGATACGGCAACAGAATTGCCAATGCCCAATTTACACTCGATGGCAAAACCTATGAAATCAACAAAAATGATGGCCCTAACAGCCTTCACGGAGGAAAAGAAGGGTTTCACACCAGATTCTGGAATATTGAAGTCGTAAAAGATGCAAAATTTCCGACATTGAAATTATCTTATACCAGTGCAGATGGTGAAGAAGGATATCCGGGGAAATTAACAACAACCGTTTTTTACACGCTTACAGACGACAATGCATTGGAAATTTCGTATGAAGCTGAAACAGATAAGCCTACTGTAGTGAATCTTACCCAGCATTCCTATTTTAACCTGTCAGGAAATTTTACTAAAACGATTACCGATCATGAACTGCAGATTAATGCAGATCATTTTCTTCCGGTGAATGAAACCTTGATTCCTACCGGTGAACAGAAAGCAGTAAAAGGAACTCCTTTTGATTTTACGGTTTCAAAGTCTATCGGAAAAGATATCAGTGCAGATGATGATCAGCTGAAAAAAGGAAAAGGATATGACCATAACTGGATTTTGAATGGAAAAGGTTTGAGAAGTATCGCAAAAGTGTATCACCAGGGAACAGGAAGATTAATGGAAGTCTTCACAGATGAACCCGGTGTGCAGTTTTATTCCGGAAATTTTCTTGACGGAAAGTTTGATACCAAAACCGGTGGTAAAAATGAATTCAGAACAGGGTTCTGCTTAGAAACACAGCACTTCCCGGATTCACCGAACCAGCCTTCTTTTCCTTCTACAGAATTGAAGCCCGGACAGAAATACCACTCGAAAACCATCTATAAATTCTCCGTAAAAAAGTAA
- a CDS encoding alpha-L-arabinofuranosidase C-terminal domain-containing protein codes for MTTKNKIFSIAISLSAAFFSAQNNTVRTFNLDLKETSTPIKIQPTMYGIFFEDINFAADGGLYAELIKNRSFEFDEPFTGWKQPNTKTLSPNLDSGFLTIYSDPAKTNKNYARITVLNDKNYILENEGFRGIGIHQGENYDFSFDLENVSGNIATVNASLVDENGKEISSVSTLIKGKGWQKYTAVFKSPQTVEKAKLRITFTGNGIVNMDMISLFPQDTWKGRKGGLRKDLVQKLYDLQPGFLRFPGGCIVEGRTLAERYQWKKTIGNIADREYLINKWSTGFPHRLTPDYGQSFGLGFYEYFQLSEDLAAEPVPILSCGMACQFNTAELVKMEDLDPYIQDALDLIEFANGDSGTKWGRIRTEMGHPKPFNLKFIGVGNEQWGADYIERYKVFEKAIHAKYPDIKIISGSGPSPDGEFFEYGWKELKQLNAQIVDEHYYNSPEWFMKNAGRYDQYDRSGPKVFAGEYAAQSVGVVKPDNKNNWLTALSEAAFMTGLERNADVVYMTSYAPLFAHADGWQWTPDLIWFNNLKSYATPNYYVQKLFSNNKGTDVLKIERNGKAVSGQEKLYATAVKDAKTHEIIIKMVNADNQAKTVNINPGTLKIGKKITKILLSAPQLSSENNFDAEPVKPKEENSEAKKGEISTEIPANSLVVLKVKII; via the coding sequence ATGACAACCAAAAATAAAATATTTTCCATCGCGATTTCCCTCAGTGCTGCTTTTTTTTCGGCTCAGAATAATACGGTCCGTACCTTTAACCTGGATCTGAAAGAAACCTCTACACCTATTAAAATACAGCCCACCATGTACGGGATTTTTTTTGAAGACATCAATTTTGCAGCAGATGGCGGATTGTATGCTGAACTGATTAAAAACCGCAGTTTTGAATTTGACGAACCATTTACAGGATGGAAACAGCCCAACACAAAAACACTTTCTCCTAACCTGGATTCCGGGTTTCTGACCATTTATTCTGACCCTGCCAAAACCAATAAAAATTACGCAAGAATTACTGTTCTGAACGATAAAAATTATATTCTCGAAAATGAAGGATTCAGAGGAATAGGTATTCATCAGGGTGAAAATTATGATTTCAGTTTTGATCTCGAGAATGTTTCAGGAAATATTGCTACGGTAAATGCAAGTCTTGTTGATGAAAATGGAAAGGAAATTTCTTCAGTTTCTACACTCATAAAAGGAAAGGGATGGCAGAAGTATACAGCCGTTTTCAAATCACCACAAACTGTAGAAAAAGCAAAACTGCGGATTACATTTACCGGAAATGGCATCGTGAACATGGATATGATCTCCCTCTTCCCGCAGGATACCTGGAAAGGCAGAAAAGGAGGTTTACGAAAAGACCTCGTTCAGAAACTATATGATCTGCAGCCCGGGTTTTTGAGATTTCCTGGAGGCTGTATTGTAGAAGGAAGAACTTTGGCAGAACGCTATCAGTGGAAAAAAACAATAGGAAATATAGCAGACCGTGAATACCTTATCAATAAATGGAGTACAGGATTTCCGCACAGGCTTACACCGGATTACGGGCAGTCTTTCGGGTTAGGATTTTATGAATATTTCCAGCTTTCCGAAGATCTGGCTGCAGAACCTGTTCCTATTCTGAGCTGCGGAATGGCATGCCAGTTCAATACCGCAGAGCTGGTGAAAATGGAAGACCTTGATCCTTATATTCAGGATGCCCTTGACCTGATTGAATTTGCCAACGGAGATTCCGGAACAAAATGGGGGAGAATCCGTACTGAAATGGGACATCCGAAGCCTTTTAATTTAAAATTTATCGGAGTAGGAAATGAACAATGGGGAGCAGATTATATCGAACGTTATAAAGTATTTGAAAAAGCCATTCATGCAAAATATCCTGACATTAAGATTATCTCCGGAAGTGGACCGTCACCCGACGGCGAGTTCTTCGAATATGGATGGAAAGAGTTGAAGCAGCTTAACGCACAGATTGTAGATGAACATTATTACAACTCTCCCGAATGGTTTATGAAAAATGCAGGCAGATACGACCAGTATGACCGTTCCGGTCCAAAAGTTTTTGCCGGAGAATATGCTGCCCAGTCTGTAGGCGTGGTAAAACCTGATAACAAAAATAATTGGCTGACGGCCCTTTCAGAAGCCGCTTTTATGACCGGTCTTGAAAGAAATGCAGATGTGGTTTATATGACTTCCTACGCACCGCTTTTTGCCCATGCTGACGGCTGGCAGTGGACACCCGATCTCATCTGGTTCAATAATCTGAAATCCTACGCGACCCCGAATTATTATGTTCAGAAATTATTCTCCAACAATAAAGGAACGGATGTACTGAAAATAGAAAGGAACGGAAAAGCGGTATCCGGCCAGGAAAAATTATACGCTACGGCAGTAAAAGATGCAAAAACTCATGAGATCATTATAAAAATGGTCAATGCTGATAATCAGGCTAAAACGGTAAATATAAACCCCGGAACTTTGAAAATAGGTAAGAAAATAACCAAAATCCTTCTGTCTGCCCCGCAGCTTTCTAGTGAAAATAACTTCGATGCTGAACCTGTGAAACCCAAAGAGGAGAATTCAGAAGCTAAAAAAGGTGAAATTTCAACAGAAATTCCGGCCAATTCTTTGGTTGTTTTAAAGGTAAAAATAATTTAA
- a CDS encoding L-ribulose-5-phosphate 4-epimerase → MNTYKELQRECYEANMQLDALKLVVYTFGNVSAVDRDKGIFAIKPSGVPYDILKPEDMVILDFDANVIEGRLRPSSDTKTHAYLYKNWENIGGISHTHAIYSVAWAQAQMDIPVFGTTHADHLTTDIPCAPPMRDELIEGNYEYNTGIQILECFKEKQLSPEEVEMVLIGNHGPFTWGKNAEKAVYNSKVLETIAEMAYLTRQINPEAERLKDSLIKKHYERKHGKNAYYGQEFKH, encoded by the coding sequence ATGAATACCTATAAAGAACTCCAAAGAGAATGTTATGAAGCGAATATGCAGCTGGATGCCCTGAAGCTGGTGGTCTATACCTTCGGAAATGTAAGCGCTGTAGACCGCGATAAGGGGATTTTTGCCATTAAACCAAGCGGTGTACCTTATGATATTTTAAAGCCGGAAGATATGGTGATTTTAGATTTTGATGCCAATGTCATTGAAGGCAGGCTCAGACCTTCTTCCGATACCAAGACCCATGCTTACCTGTACAAAAACTGGGAAAACATCGGTGGAATTTCCCACACTCATGCGATCTATTCCGTGGCGTGGGCACAGGCACAAATGGATATTCCTGTTTTCGGGACCACCCATGCAGACCATTTAACAACAGATATTCCCTGCGCTCCACCGATGCGGGATGAGCTGATCGAAGGAAACTACGAATACAACACAGGAATACAGATTCTGGAATGCTTTAAAGAAAAACAGCTCTCTCCGGAAGAAGTGGAAATGGTTCTTATCGGCAATCACGGTCCGTTTACCTGGGGAAAAAATGCTGAGAAAGCAGTCTACAACAGCAAAGTGCTGGAGACCATTGCCGAAATGGCTTATCTCACCAGACAGATCAATCCTGAGGCGGAACGTCTGAAAGACTCACTTATCAAAAAACATTATGAACGTAAGCACGGCAAGAATGCCTACTACGGACAGGAATTTAAACACTAA